In Streptomyces sclerotialus, one genomic interval encodes:
- a CDS encoding class I SAM-dependent methyltransferase, translating to MNECSDSSTQADSGTGDRDRPGHRSHDVREFFGQRARDWDARFPDDGPAYAAGVAELGLRAGDRVLDAGCGTGRALPALRAAVGPSGAVLGADLTPEMLDAAVRAGRDAEAALMLADVSALPVRDGALDAVFAAGLISHLAAPSRDLAELARAVRPGGRLALFHPVGRAALAARKGRPLTPDDLRAEPNLRPLLAGSGWDLIRYVDEDTRYLALAVRQG from the coding sequence GAACCGGTGACCGCGACCGTCCCGGCCACCGCTCGCACGACGTACGGGAGTTCTTCGGGCAGCGGGCGCGGGACTGGGACGCCCGTTTTCCCGACGACGGGCCGGCGTACGCAGCGGGCGTCGCGGAGCTCGGCCTGCGTGCGGGCGACCGCGTGCTGGACGCCGGCTGCGGGACCGGTCGGGCGCTGCCCGCGCTGCGTGCCGCCGTGGGGCCGTCCGGAGCGGTGCTCGGGGCCGATCTGACGCCGGAGATGCTGGACGCGGCCGTACGGGCCGGGCGAGACGCCGAGGCGGCCCTGATGCTCGCGGACGTCTCCGCGCTGCCGGTGCGGGACGGAGCACTGGACGCGGTCTTCGCCGCCGGGCTGATCTCGCATCTGGCCGCCCCGTCGCGCGACCTCGCCGAACTGGCCAGGGCGGTCCGGCCCGGAGGGCGGCTGGCACTCTTCCACCCGGTGGGCCGCGCCGCCCTCGCCGCCCGTAAGGGACGCCCGCTCACGCCGGACGACCTACGGGCGGAGCCGAACCTCCGGCCCTTGCTGGCCGGCAGCGGCTGGGACCTGATCCGGTACGTGGACGAGGACACGCGCTATCTGGCGCTGGCCGTACGCCAGGGCTGA